TCCAGTAAAATACTTAGCTGATACCACGTGAAATTTTAAGTTGCTGTGGATAAAATGAAAAAGATGTCTTGGGTGTGAGTCAAAAATCAGCATTTGTTTGCAAAGTCAGCTGGCCTGTCTGTGCAGGGCTGGAGGCTGATCACCCCAAATCTCTTTATCTACAGGATTCCTGGATTTCTGTAGTATCTTTTCACTTATTTGAGATTGCATGAcactgtgtgttttgtgtgccaaACGCTGGTTCTGGCTGTATAGTGACAGTGTCCTTGTGGTTTCTGGTTCCGACTCTATAGTGACAATGTCTTCCTGGTCTCTGGTTCCGGCTGTATAGTGACAATGTCCTCGTGGTCTCTGGTTCCGACTCTATAGTGACAATGTCCTTGTGGTCTCTGGTTCCGGCTGTATAGTGACAATGTCCTCGTGGTCTCTGGTTCCGACTGTATAGTGACAATGTCCTCGTGGTCTCTGGTTCCGGCTGTATAGTGACAATGTCCTCGTGGTCTCTGGTTCCGGCTGTATAGTGACAATGTCCTCGTGGTTTCTGGTTCCGACTGTATAGTGACTATGTCTTTGTGGTCTCTGGTTCTGGCTGTATAGTGACAATGTCCTCATGGTCTCTCTTCATATTTTAGAGCTCTTGTCAGTAGTCAGAATAAAACCTATTTTTTAACATATCCTTGCTGTCTTTGGTATAAATTCATCATTATAAGATATTAGTCATCCTATAGTAAATTTGaatatttctttaaaatttgGGGTCGTGGGTTTTGTGTTGGGCAGGCAAAGAGAGGAGGAAATTGTTTAGAAGTTCAAAGTGGGCTTCTGGTATGTGCCAGAGGAAGATCCTAGTCGTGGTAGTAATGATAGAGATAAAAGGCAGACTGATTAACAATATGTGGGATCTGCCTGTCACAGCtgtgtttgttgtgtttttgtttgttggcTTCTGCTCtgcatgtttttagtaattgtAGTATTAGACATTTAAAGAACTAATGGACAAATTTTTATCAAAGGTGCTGTTTCCCATGTGGGTTGTGAAGGATTGAAGCTGTTATCATCAACAGACTTCATATAACTCAGTGAATGCTTGACGTGTAGTGATCTGGTTGTGTTGATGGTGTTAAAGAGCACTTGTATAGAACGGCTGGGGTCCCCATAGAAATGGCCGAGAGTCACTTATCTAAATGATTAATGAATTCTGTTTAATAAAAGAGTAGGTTGTACTTTATTAGCAGGAATTCCCCTACTCTGATTCTGCTTTTCAGTAAGCATTGATTTAACTCAAGCTTTTACAGGAAACCGAACTGATGTCATTCTGCTGAAGAGGGGATAGATTTTCCAGCTGTGGTGTTTTGCACGAGCACCTTGTATGACTTGTCAGGTTATACAAGAAACACGACCCTGTTTTCATGTGCTCTTGATTCCTTGCACAGCACGTAGCTTGCAGCATTAAGATCTGGCAGACGTGTGTATATGGTGTTTATGCCTATGCATGCCTTCCACCTCTTTTTAAGCCTCTTGCTGTGAATGGCCCGATACATAGACTAACAGCAGTTTGTCGTCTTTTCCCACATTTCAGTTTAACTCAAGACACCTTGTGTGTGACTTTACAAGTTACAATACACTGTAAATAAACTTCTCAAATAATTAGccataaaacacattttcttttcatattTACAAATATGCATACATGCATGTATAGAATAGCTTGTGCCATTTATTTTAATACTCTTCAGTTACTCAGCAGAAATACTACGGTCAATCAATTATGTCTATTTAATGAAGGGCTGTGGCTTTATTTTAGACTGTTTTGTCTAGGGGAGTTTAGGATCTTGTGTGTTTCTGAGGGTTAGAATGCTGCTGTTTGTGATCAGAAGTTCACTGGTTGAAATCCCAggttcagcagagtgatttcaccaatGGGACCTTGAGCAAGATCAGGAACCGACTTTAATTATCCAGGCTTAGTTATAATTGAGAAAGTGTCCACTGTAAGATATGGTGTTTATAGACATAGATGTCTTTACACAATATTGTATTTTCTTGTTTAGAAAGCTGATGTACTTCTCTGTTAACATTTGGATAGTAGAGTAGATACACCTGAGAGTGTTTATGcctgtatactgtatgttttagTGATAGCCTGCAGCAGAATGAAGATGCCCCTGCTGTGTTGAATTCCACCAAGACAAACAACAAATTTGCTACCTCACCTGGGGTATTTGCACAAAtctataacaaaataaataaaaataatagggGAATTGTGACCCAATCACAGTAAGCAAGCGTCCAGAGAAAATTGGAGCCCTCTACGGGACATTGAAGGTTTGGGTGCCCGAATCTGAGTGCGCTGATAGACCTTCAAGAGATGTGGGTGGACATCTAGTGTTACGTGGGGGTcctgtgtttcttttttgtttattcttcttcttctttttcttcattGCCATTAAAAATTCTAAAATAATGTTTGCAAACTACTGATGCTTACCCAGAGTATACACACTTTATGATGAATAAACAACTTTGGTAATTCCTTAAGAAAGTTTGGTTAGAATTTTTAAAGAGAAAATTGATGAGATCCTGTACAGATGTCATGATTGACAGAATCCTGATATCTTCTTCTTGTTGCAGTGCTGTGTCATTCTCCTGCTCTGCAGTGCTgttcctctttctctctgtttGATGGTCCTTACCCAccacttgcatgttctctgcgCCTGTTTCTGCTGCCTGTTCCTGTCCGGCTCTGTTTCTCTCGCCCATCTTCGCAGcttccttcattttttcacTTGGCTGTGTGCAGGCGGCTGATCTGAGCAAACCGATAGACAAGAGGATATACAAGGGAACACAGCCGACATGTCATGACTTCAACCACCTGACAGCGACGGCCGAGAGTGTCTCTCTGCTGGTGGGCTTCACGGCCGGCCAGGTGCAGCTCATCGACCCCATCAAGAAGGAGACCAGCAAGCTGTTCAACGAGGAAGTGAGTGTAGATCAGTGAACATGCTCTGAAGCTCGGTCTTTGTCAGTCCATCAGCACTGACtaatattgttttaaaaatgttaatttattgGGGGCAGCACAGTCATTAGCACTGTtctctcacacctctgggtccagggttcgagtctccaccatggaTTTATGTGTGAGGAgtttctccccgtgtcatcgtgagGTCTAACTTTTATAGCACTCAGAATTTAACCTCACTACAGCACAGTTTTTTTCAGTGCTTTTTACTTCAATTTGTGTTTATTGTATACAGTGTTAATGTGCTTCCCATGATCCCACCAGAAAATAAACTTAAAGTgaaaatgttgattttatttatgATAAATAAACAGATTGTACAGAAGCTTCTGAAAAAAACCTTAAACTATACTGGATTCATGTCAGTTACTACAGCTCAATGCCCAGAGTTACTGGTTAATATTAGCTGAAATGTAGATTACAGTGAGAGTGCACAGTAGTGAAAAGACAGAGGTAGCTAGAGGTAAAGAGACAAGACGAGCTAAAATGCACAGtgtcacaatgtcacagaaCTGGCAGCCATCTTTTCCTGAAGGAAGCTGAGCTCTGTGGTTTAAGTGTGAACTGTATTGTTTGCTGCTTGTTACCTAGAGTTCATGAGCAGTCAAATAAATGAGCATTTTGGCTTGTTATCTCAACTAGCCATACAAGGAACGCCTCTGGTCCCCAGAGTGCCTGGGAATTACAGGCTGTTAGCGGATGCAGCAGCGCTCCTCTTATCTCTACCTAGCTCTCCTGCATGGTGCTCTGTGGTTTATTGTGGGATAATGTGATCGGTTGGCCCTGGATGACCAAACATCAACTGCCTTCTAGTGTAAACAATCATGGAAGCAGTCCTCAAAGAATGGGGAACTGGTAGCTAAATTTACAGCAAAAATCTGTAAAACAGCAGCATGCTTTTGATAAGAGCCTCTATTCTCCCACTTCGTTTCTTTGATTCATAATGTGAAGCGAAGCGGTGTGTCCTGATGTCAGCTCGTGGTATGATCTTTTTCTGCCTTTCTGCCTACTCCTGCTTGACAGAGGCTGATCGATAAGTCCCGGGTGACGTGCGTGAGGTGGCTGCCGGCCTCGGAGAATCTCTTCCTGGTCGCCCATTCCAGCGGCAGCATGTACCTCTACAACGTGGAGCACGCCTGCGGCACGGCGGCGCCACACTACCAGCAGCTGAAGCAGGGCGACGGCTACGCCGTGCACACCTGCAAGAGCAAGTCCACGCGCAACCCGCTGCTGCGCTGGACGGTGGGCGAGGGCGCGCTCAACGAGTTCGCCTTCTCGCCCGACGGCAAGTTCCTGGCCTGCGTCAGCCAGGACGGCTTCCTGCGCGTCTTCAGTTTCGACGCCGTCGAGCTGCACGGCACCATGAAGAGCTACTTCGGGGGCCTGCTGTGCGTGTGCTGGAGTCCCGACGGCAAGTACATCGTGGCGGGGGGGGAGGACGACCTGGTCACCGTCTGGTCGTTCGCCGACTGCCGAGTCATCGCCAGGGGCCACGGCCACAAGTCCTGGGTCAGCGTGGTGTCGTttgaccattacaccaccagcataGAGGAGAGCGAGCCTATGGAGTTCAGCGGCAGCGACGAAGACATCCAGGACCAGATCCACTTTGGCCGAGATCGGGCCAACAGCACGCAATCACGGCTGTCCAAGCGGAACTCTACAGACAGCAGGCCCGTCAGTGTGACATACCGGTTCGGCTCAGTAGGCCAGGACACTCAGCTATGCTTGTGGGACCTGACGGAGGACATCCTGTTCCCTCACCTTCCACTGTCGCGGACCAGGACGCACACCAACGTCATGGGCGGCAGCAGCCCGCGCATAGGTGTGCCAAATGCCCTCATTAGCACCAACCCGGGCACCAATGGCAACAACGGGGTGACCCTCCCAGGCAACTCGCTCCCAGCACCGTTACCGCGCTCCAACAGCCTGCCGCACTCGGCAGCAAATGCAGCGGGCGGCAAGGGCAGCATGCTGGCGGACGGCGCCGTGGCCTCAGGGGTCGGCAAGTTCGCCACGCTGTCGCTGCACGAGCGCAAGGAGCGGCACCACGACAAGGAGCACAAGCGCAACCACAGCATGGGGCACATCAGCAGCAAGAGCAGCGACAAGCTCAACCTGCTGCCCAAAACCAAAGCGGACCCCGCCAAGACCCTGGGCACCACGCTGTGTCCCTGCATGGAGGACGTGCCCCTCTTAGAGCCTCTTATCTGTAAAAAGATCGCACACGAAAGACTCACGGTCTTGATATTTCTGGAGGACTGTCTGGTCACAGCCTGCCAGGAGGGCTTTATTTGCACCTGGGCACGGCCGGGTAAAGGGGTAAGTTTTCCCATTTGAAGCTTAAACTGGTTTTAGTCTTTTTAGTTTGGTCCTCTTTTAGTTTAATATAAGCCACCCCGTCGGACCCATTTTGTAACATTCTATGCAGAATATCTACAGTCACGCCCGATAGTTCTCAATCGGCATCGTGGCTTGCTCGAGATGTATGTTGTCTGGATTTTCTAGAAAGCGTTTTCTGGCCTGGATGCCCCCCCTGCTCAGTGAAGCTTCtgcaccactagggggcgcacTTCTCATACTTGCGCTTTTCTGTGACATGACATGCATTCATACATGTTGGCAGAGGGCGTCCTGCTGGTATGGGCCCGCCAGGGTGCTCACGGTCGCGCGCTTAGAGAGAGGGGCGGCCAGCTGAATGATTGTGCTCGTTTAGAAGGACTGAAACGCATctatcctttttttttctttttccttttttttcccctccaggGCTTATTGTCATCCCAAAACCAGGCCAGCTCTCCCAGTGGGACGGTAGTATAGCCATCATAGcttttttttctatttcctttcttttcttttgctgCTAAGAAACCTAATTTTCCAACCTCACCAGAGCTTGGTCTTCACCTTCAGCACTGCACAGCTTCCTGTTATTTTCCCCATTTTTCTCTCCTTTGTTTTGTTGGGTGTTTCTAACATATATGATCTATAAACAAAATACTGGAATGGTGAAGTGCAATAGTATGCAGTGGCTGTAATGGACTGGGcggcgggggctggggagggagacCCCCTGTCCATTCATGCTTCTCTGCTCCCTGCTGACATTCTCtccccagttttttttttccttttttacaATTTCTGAACGAGGTATAGTCTTATTGAACCTGCTTAGTAAAGGGAGACTGAAGAACTGTTTGCTTCCATATGTAAACCTTAATGGTTTGAACCATTTCTCAATGAATTTAGGACCTCAGAGTTGAGTATTTTTGCACTGATATCTTTTGgtttgctgtttttcttttatataaCAGAGGAACAAAATCTAGATGCTCTTGGGCCATTGACATTACATCATTTCCATCTGGCTTCAACCTGTGAATCTAAAAGCTGGATGCGACTCTGCACACACTAATTATAATatagtgtgtgaatgtgtgtgtatgtatgagaTTGTTTGCACTTAGTAGAATGGCTTTACGATTTCCTGGGGTGATTTCCCAGACAGGTCTGAGGTGAAATGATAGTTCAAACCTTTGTATCTAtggaacatttattttaaatttgtcAAATTAATTTGACTCTGTATTGTATGTGAAAATATTGTATTTCAGTGATTGGAGGGGAATGGTCGTTACCCCAGTGGAAATTCATCACCATTTAAAGAAATAGTTTCTAATtcagaaagaaatatatatacatattaataatattaaaactcttgaatatgcaggtttttttttctttttggttgtACAAAAGATTATTCAGATGTATTTTTCTTAATGAAATGTTGGTACAGGAGAGACCTTTGTATCAAATGCTCATATCTCCGTAATGAAGCTCTAATGCTTACTGTTACACATTCACTCAGAAGCTCAGGAAGTCTAAGGCAGACTGAACAATATAAGAAACAATTAAGATTTTGCTTAACATCAGCAATGCTATTCTGTGTAACTTAAGTAGCATCCTCTAGGAACACCTAGTTTCAGGGTTCACCAATGGGAGCTGTCCCGCGTGACACCATTAAAGCTCTTTTACTCTACCTCCTCCTCTGTGATGTCCGCTCTTTGTCAATGTGTGTTGCGAAGCTTTGGCCCTGACAGAGAGCTCATTTGCAAAGAGCTGCCAAATCAATTCCTGACTttaacaggggaaaaaaaagtgaattgtGATTTTAAAGCAGCTTCATTTGACATCTGGAAGAGGAGCTTTTTCAGCCAGGTGGTGCCTCAGATACTGGACATTGCCATGAAGGGCCTGAGGCATTAGTACTGAGATTGGTGCCGCTGTTCCTCTTATCAGCTGCTGACCGGAAGACCACGTGTGGGATGAACACTGTGTTTCACGCACTCCACCTGACATATCTGTGCAAGGAGTGATTACAGAACCTCGAGCAAACCCATGATAAGCAAATCGATCGCATTTGTATTTCTCTGTTTGTACAATTGATTTGCAATAAAATACAGCTGATTATAAATTGACAACAAATTCCATATAGCTAAACAATCCCATATTTTGTACTCTGTCATTATATGGCATTCTAAATTTACTCCACCCATTAAATGGGGGggattccccccccaccccccacttctGTTCTTTACATCTGAAATTATTCCTACTGCTGGAAAACTATGTAGGATCGGCTTGTTGCTACTGTTCTGGAGAATTCTCTGCCTTTATCCGGTTTGCTTTTAACTAATGCGCCTTGTGAGAAAATGGCAGGCTTCGTTGTGGAAGAAAGGGGGCGCTATACTTACCATCACCTTCCAGAATGTGGGCACACAAACCAGCAGAAAGTGCTGTACTGAGCAGTTCCATATGATGTGCAAAATGAATTGCTGCATATGACAAGACCTAGGTGATTATGACCAGCTAGTTGGCCTCGTCAGCATAGAAACTCTGCCAATATGGCCCCAGTGACAAGATCTGTCACCTGTAACAGCTTTTTCTTGAAGGAGACGatcatctttaaaaaaaatggtgAAAGGCAGCTATTGCCACTACATATCAGTGTTttgtttgctgttgtttttgggAATGCAAACCAATAACTTTACTGACCCACAGTCATTCTCCCCTCCAAACAGCAGGATGTTCAGCACCAAGCTTGAATATTAAGTTCATAGCATGACTATAGTAGACCGCAGGCAGAGCTACTGTGCAGTAGAGGACCGAAGTCTAGTCTGTAGTAGGCAGAAGAGATGTATCCTTTTTCCTGAAGCAACACAA
This window of the Paramormyrops kingsleyae isolate MSU_618 chromosome 19, PKINGS_0.4, whole genome shotgun sequence genome carries:
- the LOC111844406 gene encoding WD repeat-containing protein 20; this encodes MLISKMAAEGGGKEMNEIKTQFTTREGVYKLLTHSEYSRPNRVPFNSQGSNPVKVSFVNVNDQSGNGDRICFNVGRELYFYIYKGVRKAADLSKPIDKRIYKGTQPTCHDFNHLTATAESVSLLVGFTAGQVQLIDPIKKETSKLFNEERLIDKSRVTCVRWLPASENLFLVAHSSGSMYLYNVEHACGTAAPHYQQLKQGDGYAVHTCKSKSTRNPLLRWTVGEGALNEFAFSPDGKFLACVSQDGFLRVFSFDAVELHGTMKSYFGGLLCVCWSPDGKYIVAGGEDDLVTVWSFADCRVIARGHGHKSWVSVVSFDHYTTSIEESEPMEFSGSDEDIQDQIHFGRDRANSTQSRLSKRNSTDSRPVSVTYRFGSVGQDTQLCLWDLTEDILFPHLPLSRTRTHTNVMGGSSPRIGVPNALISTNPGTNGNNGVTLPGNSLPAPLPRSNSLPHSAANAAGGKGSMLADGAVASGVGKFATLSLHERKERHHDKEHKRNHSMGHISSKSSDKLNLLPKTKADPAKTLGTTLCPCMEDVPLLEPLICKKIAHERLTVLIFLEDCLVTACQEGFICTWARPGKGGLLSSQNQASSPSGTVV